In one window of Candidatus Dormiibacterota bacterium DNA:
- a CDS encoding glycosyltransferase family 4 protein has product MRLAVLAAISWPAPPPGYGPWEQIAYNTAEGMRRRGHDVTLFATANSRFSGKLVSVAPVGLNQDPALDGGVFTALHVAELFKRAGEFDLIHNHFDWKPMTYALATKTPPLVTTIHGFSSPQILAAYYACAHRSFFCSISDADRDPGLSYLATTYNGIDPAQFTFNDRPGEYLVFLGRFHPEKGAHLAIEIARRAGVRLKIAAIQQDEAYFRTMVAPHIDGDRVQFLGAVEREARDELLRNALALVHMTTRPERFGLTLIEAMACGTPVLGARMGSIPEIVVDGVTGFLCDDVSDAVARAQQLASLDRRACRARVEAEFTIERMVDRYCAAYERALGLALPPAPTPQELRWRAHDWWDRPMAYTDIPPKPASLTFR; this is encoded by the coding sequence GTGCGTCTAGCCGTTCTCGCGGCAATTTCGTGGCCGGCGCCTCCGCCGGGGTACGGCCCTTGGGAGCAGATCGCGTACAACACGGCTGAAGGCATGCGCCGCCGCGGCCACGACGTCACCCTCTTCGCGACCGCGAACTCGCGCTTCTCCGGCAAGCTCGTCTCCGTCGCTCCCGTCGGCTTGAATCAAGACCCGGCGCTCGACGGCGGGGTCTTCACGGCGCTGCACGTCGCTGAGCTCTTCAAACGCGCCGGTGAGTTCGATCTCATCCACAATCATTTCGACTGGAAACCGATGACGTACGCGCTCGCGACGAAGACGCCTCCGCTCGTGACCACGATTCACGGCTTCTCGTCGCCGCAGATTCTCGCCGCGTACTACGCATGCGCGCACCGAAGCTTCTTCTGCTCGATCAGCGACGCCGATCGCGATCCCGGCCTCTCGTATCTCGCGACCACCTACAACGGGATCGACCCGGCGCAGTTCACCTTCAACGATCGGCCCGGCGAGTACCTCGTCTTCCTCGGGCGCTTTCACCCCGAAAAGGGCGCGCATCTCGCTATCGAGATCGCACGGCGCGCCGGCGTCCGCTTGAAGATCGCCGCCATCCAACAGGACGAGGCATATTTTCGCACCATGGTCGCACCGCATATCGACGGCGACCGCGTGCAATTCCTCGGCGCAGTCGAGCGCGAGGCGCGCGACGAGCTCTTGCGCAACGCCCTAGCGCTCGTGCACATGACGACGCGGCCTGAACGCTTCGGGCTCACGCTGATCGAGGCGATGGCATGCGGAACTCCCGTGCTCGGCGCGCGCATGGGTTCGATCCCGGAGATCGTCGTCGACGGCGTAACCGGCTTTCTCTGTGACGACGTCTCGGACGCGGTGGCGCGCGCGCAGCAGCTCGCGTCGCTCGACCGGCGCGCGTGCCGCGCGCGCGTCGAGGCCGAGTTCACCATCGAGCGCATGGTCGATCGTTACTGCGCCGCCTACGAGCGCGCGCTCGGCTTAGCCCTTCCCCCCGCCCCCACGCCGCAAGAGCTGCGGTGGCGCGCGCACGACTGGTGGGACCGCCCCATGGCGTATACGGACATACCGCCAAAGCCGGCGAGTCTCACGTTTCGCTGA